GGGCTGAGGACGGTGGGGCTGCTGTGGAGGGTGGATGACATGAATCTGGTGTTGGTAGTCCTGCGGAGGGGGCTGTGGGGTCATATGGTGGATGTGGTGGATCTGAGGTGTGCTGGAGTGGTGGTGGGTCTGCTGGATAGAGTGGGGTCTTTGAGGAGAGGGTTTGGTGGGCTGGGGGTGATGGGTTTGGTGGATCTGCTGCTCTGGGTGTCTCCCTTGCGGTGACGCTTGGGTCTGATGATGACCTTTAAGACTTCTCCGGCTCTGATGGGAATGGCTGTCCCGGTTTAGCTGAACTGGAAGGGAGGCAGGCTCTTGCTGGGCTTGATGCAGAAGCTCTGTGGAGGAGTGATGGGGTTTAGTTTGGTGCATCTGATGGGCTTGATGGAGCAGCTCTGTGGAGGAGTGGTGGGCCTGGGGTTTGTGCATTTGCTGGAGCAGCTCTGTGGATGAATGGTGTGCTTGTCCCCGATGCATCTGTTGAGCTTGATGGAGAAGTTCGGTTGAGGAGTGATGGGCCTGCATTTGCTGCATCTGGTGAGCTTGTTGCAGAACCTCTGTTGAAGAATGATGGGTCTTGGTTTTGTGCATTTGGTTGAGCATTTCTGACGATGAGTAGTGGGCATGGGCTTGTTGCATCTGCTGGAGCATCTCTGCAGATGAGAGGTGGGCCTGGGATTGTTGCAACTGGAGCACCTCAGCAGAGGAATGATGGGCTGGGGCTTGGTGCATTTGGTGGAGCATCTCCGCAGAAGAATGGTGGGGCTGGGGTCTCATGGCCTGATGGCTTTGGTAGATGCCCTCAGCGTATTGACCTTGTTGGCTGGGGTGGGCTGTTGGTTGGGGTGGCGGCTGGTGCGGAGATGGGGCTGAACGGGACTGACGTCGGTGGTGATGACTCTGGTGGGCCTGTTGCTGCTGTGCTTGGCGCATCATATACAGAGGATGGTTAGGGTGGTGATGGGTAGAGTCTGGAGAGGGGAGTGGGGGTAAGGACTGGTGGAGTTGTTGGAGAGGCAGTGGTGAGTGGGATTTCTGCTGTGTTGGCTGGTTAGGCATCGAGTGGTGGCTCTGATAGATCTGTTGCATCTGTTGCTCTTGATACGCTTGTTGCTCTTCATAGGCCTGACGGTCCTCATAAGCTTTTTGCTCCTCATAAGCTTTACGCTCTTCATAAGCTTTTTTCTCCTGGTAGGCTTGAAGCTCCTCAAATGCTTTTTGCTCCTTGTAGGCTTGATGCTGTTCATACGCTTTTTGTTCTTGGTAGGCTTGGCGCTGTTCATATGCTTGTCTTTCTTGGTAGGCTTGTTGCTCCTGGTACATTTGTTGCTCTTCAAAAGCTTTTTGTTCCTCATACGCCTTCTGCTCTTCATAAGCCTGTCTCTCTTTGAAAATTTTCTCTTGATAGGCCTTTTGTTCCTGGTAAGCCTGCTGCTCTTGGAACAGTTGTTGTTCTTCATAGGCTTTCTGCTCCTCAAACACCTGCCTCTCCTTATATGCTTGTTGCTCCTCATAGACTTGTCTTTCCTGGTAGGCTTGTTGTTCTTGGAAGGCTTTTAGCTCTTGTATGGTAGCATGGACCTGTAGGTCCTCTCTAGTGGGCAACACTTTATGTAAGGAGTGGCGTTTAGGTGGTGGATTACTgcggggtggtggtgggggaggggggcCAGATTTCCGGCGGATGGGCACATATGCTCTTGGGGAGTGTTCAGGGGTGTAGCTaagctgttgctgttgttgttgctgctgttgctgttgttggtgCTGAGACGGAGTCTGTGCAGGtgctggagggggaggaggcgGGTCATTGAACTGAACAGGCGGGGGTGGCGGAGGGGTCATTGGTGGTGGAGGGATGTGGTCGGAGGAGGAAGAGTAGGTGAGTGAGGAGGCATTTTCTTCTCCACTGCTGCTTTGAACATCACTCGGACTGCTGAGCTCTGGGGCCACAAATCCTCCATTTTCATCTTCGTCCACCCCTAACTCCTCTTCATtatcctcatcctcctcatctgGAAAGCCCATCTGCACAACATCCTGATATTAACACCAATTACACTTCATTAGCCTTTTAATGTCAAAGTGGAACTTGTGAAATTCTTTTGGTACAGTTGTCAAGCTAGATAACttaatcaaaaatatgttttattggCTACAACAGATTTTTATATTCTAACACAAATGCTAACCCTTAAAATGCATATGGGTGTCTATTAAAAGTGGGCAGGTTCTACAGGATCTCCTGACtatatttatttgcaaaagcTGTACAAACATGATTAAAACTTGAAATCCTTTACATTATATACACTTGGCAGAGTTTCTgaggaagacctggtctgattaggagagacgacattcatcccactttgggaAGCtgcactgttgccaagtgcttgctcatggtgggaattgttgggtctctgtaaatattataataaagagtatggtctagacctgcccTATAGGACAAGTACAATGAGAAAACTTATGtcatgaattggcactatataaataaaactgaattgaattgaatacacTTATTGTGCAGGTTTGATGACAGCTTTAATGACAGCTTGTGTACCTTTGTCCACAAACCAGTTTACTCTATTAGGCTCTTCACATCAAAAGTAGTGAGCAAGGTGGGCAAAGACAGGTGGCAAATCATGTACAAACTAAATTTCATTCAGTtgttgtgttagtgtgtgtgtttgacctgCCAATAAATTCAGGACTGACAGCAGGTTTTAATGGTGTGTTTTAAAAGTTAATGGTGGGGCTGctcttttgtttacatgtggatcacagaatgtgtttttaatgattcTTTGAGGTCAAAGTGATGAACCACAAAACTTCACAAACTATACAGGACAACATACAGGGAAAGAAATATGTTGTATCTCTTATGTGAGGCCGTTTGTATtgcaattttacaaaaatattctTTTCTAAACCTATTTTTATTCTATACcttaagttttattttgtactttattttacaggaacGTATGTTCTGCACCCattctgtatgtgtatgtgtgttcaagGGTCTGTCctattttacatttcaacacAAGGCTTACATTAGTGTACCACAGGCAATCAGTGTACCGTGGGAAATTAACCCGCTATCACCAGAAACTATGGAACCATGGGTATTTTCACAAGAAACATTACAATGAGCACCGGGCTTGTGACTTTACTGTTTGTGTAAGTAGGAAGACAAAGAATTGGCTCTATGTGGAAAACTAGTTTTGCATATAAATATGACCTTTTGTGtaacaaattttaattttttgtgatGGTTGCAGAAAAAGTTAAGCTACCATTTAAACCCTGATGAAGAGAACTGTTTCcaaatattattactgatacgTGACCCTATGGACTCTCAggatatttgtaaaaaaaattatttctacACCAAACAGAATGATCTCTACAATCATTTTTAACTGTATGAAGCTTAATTCCTAATTCTACTCTACTGTCTTGTGTTTCCTTTTGCTACTGAGTAGTGAAAAAATAATCGGTAAGGTGTAGCATGTACAAGTAAGTTAATGATTGGGATTGTTTCACTCATAACATGAGATAACTGATAACATCTGACTATATGCAcataataactgaataaatgttaGTAGTAGTCACATTATCAGCTAATTCTTATTAAATGAGGCTTCAGATCTAATTTTTAATGTAACTGAGACTTGCATTTGTGGCCCAGTGCTTCGGTGACTTTACCTCCTCATAGTCATTCTCCGGAGTCAGGAAGTCATCAACAATGGCCACCCTCTGTCCTAGCTGCTCGCTCAGTGCATCCAGAAAGCGATCTGTGTCTTCTGAGCGTGGTGGTTTGGAGAAGGTGTAACGCCGCTTGCTGCTGCGGTGGGTGGGGGGACTAGATGGGTAGTCGGGGGGCTCTGGAGGTGATGAAGGGGACTGTCTAGGCTGATGTAGGGGTTGGACTCCCCACTGGTCTGGCTTGTCAGCCCTGATGGATAGAACTGAGCTGCAGGGGGGCTAGGAAGAGGCTCCGGCCAGGATGTAGGTAGTGGCGGGCCTTTACGGCTACCTGAAATAAGgaagagacatacagtatacagttaTATAATGACAGCTAAGTCTCTGAAGCATCATGTCAGGTGATAGAAATGTCTCTCTACTGACTTTCAAAGGTTTAAATAGAACAAATACATAAAGGCTATCAatgacagtcagtcagaaaagTTGATTAATTCAGTAAAGTGTGGTCAGGTCATCTCACCCTGCATTTGTACACATATAAATCCCATCCAGAAGTACTTTGCCCCTCATAAACTGTTCAATGTTGgttttattcaaacaaaatCTTCAATAAACCACTGAAATGATATATCTACACACTTTCCCCTCTAGGCAATCTCTGGGGGAAATTCCCTCACCACCCCATTCAATCTCAAATAACAGTGCCAATATTTAACTAGATTCCACaaagtaatgtaaatgtaacaaaCCATTGTAACTAACCAttgcagaaaacacatttttgattgaAGGGGTctttaactgtgtgttttctagTTCCACTTCCACCATCACCATATCCTCCTTATGAGGTTCAGTGTTTCTGGACTACATTAGACTACCTTCTACCTAACATGCCTGCAATTTGAGAGCCTGGCCCTGCCTGATGTAGATTGAACGAGACGTGACAATGTTCCTATCTTACCCTCATGAGTGAACTCTGCATACCTATGTGGGGGGAACAGGTCTGTCTTGTCAGAAGACACGCCATGAGCAGACCAAATCAAGTCAAAGATGGCaacttgttaaaaaatgtaatataatgctCTATATCAAGGTGTCAGTGTGCACGTGTGCTGCCAGCTCTGACCCTTCCTACACAGGTCCTAATCTAACAACATAAACTAAAACTAATTATAACAACCAGACTGAAAAACTGATTGAAAGCAATAGTTTGTTTCGAGACTCTGCTatgctgtatatttatttacagcGTGAAATCACAAAAATCCTGTCAATGTACAATTCAAGGATATTCATTTGATTCAGAAATGGGTTTGCTACCTTGGGATTTATCATTCTCACACTGCAgtactttttaaacattttgttatccTCCCTCTCTtacacatacactcactcactcactcatgcACACAGTAGATCAACAAGGTAgtcattttatacagtatatcagataAATATAATTCCAGCTGCTATGAGTTTAGTGTAAATTTATACTTTCAGCTACCTGTGTTAGCATGTATTGTAGGGGAGGTTGTGCGCGAGGGAGGCTCCAGATCCAGCAAACTCTCAGGGGCAGGAGGAGGACGACTCTTCAGAGACTTGGACCTCTTGGTTGAATACATGTTCTCCAGTTCAGCATACACTGCTGACAGCTTGTATGGTGGAAATGTACAAAGAAACGAGAGTAAGATCTCTTGCCCGAATGACGATGAATCCTACGttgatatttattgttttttgtgtctgttcCCATGTGGATGGGCCTCGGTACATACATTGGTGAGGTTGTTTGGAGTCTCAGGAAGGGAAGTACCATCTCCTGACTGTCTCTCACCTGGAGCCAACCTCATCCCTGTCTCCAGCACTGGCTCTGAACGAAGGCCTGTGACAATACACCCATTAGAATGAGTGAAATACAATCCAGATAGCCGAGTTACCGGAGTGGCTTAGTGTCAGTATATTCAGCTGTGTTCTGACACCGGAGAACTAAAAAAGCCAGATCGGGCCCATATATGGTTGCCAGATTTGGCCAGGTTTTTAGGATGTGGGCTTGGGCTGATTTGGGCTGACAATCAGCTCCATTAGTAGAAATCAGGGGCAGTAATGGAGGAGTCTGGcattagtatacagtataaaatctTGTAGAAAACTAGTATGAACCACACTGGTGAACAcggaaacaaaagcaaacagattCTAAGTGCTACCAAAAACATCTAATTAGGATTTAACAGGACTGTGTTTATGATCACAATGACAATAGTGATGGTGATGGTAAGGGTGTCATGGTGGTCGTAgtgttactgttgttactgttgttactgATGATAATGAAGATAATGAAGTTCTGTACCCATGCCCAAGTGTGTGCCAATGACCAGATCATCAGAGCTACGTCCCCTCACACTGCTCCTGTACGTGGTCCCTGTCACCCTCATGGAGCTGCTACGTCGATGGGGCTCGGGGGCAACCTCAGGCTccggaggagggggaggaggtggtggtggtggtggaactggaacacacacacatatcggCAATGCAGAGGAAGAGGCAAAGGTGTATGAAGGGCTGCAGCACCTGAGTTGATTGCACTTTTCTGAACCGGTGAATTTATTAAATATCCCCAATGACCAGTGTCCatctcacacgcacacaaaccCTCAAGAGACCTCAAAAGGCACATACAccaaaataagttaaaaagGACAAATCTGTGCACACACCTGGCGCTTTGTATCCAAGAAAGCGGGAGATCTTGCTCTGGCAGTGTTCCTGCTCTTCATATGTCAGCAGCTGATAAACAAACTGCCAGATGACCTGTTTGGCTGGAGTATCCAGCACCGGGAACACATCCACGATCAGAGTGTCAACATTCCTGTTGCCATGAAAACACAGGCAAGGTGACAGAGATCGCCTGGCTGTCCAATTAGAGGTCAAAGTTGAGCTTGTGGGTATGGTCACCCATATATAAGCAGGGAACTAGACACAAAATTAACGgggcactccaccgattttacacatgaaggcAGATTTACTTATCACGATGAGTaaagcctgtgaaaacagttgtataatgtcttctgtggctctcgGGGGAGCTACCATGTCATCAAGGTTGTCTCTGTTTAGGCTTAAGGACTagaaatttataacagaaagtcTGTGTTACAAACCTTGAAAGActtgggcatttaccaggcagggagggtctaatgtaATGATGCTAatagttgcattatgggaaatatagGATGTAGATCCAATGTTTTGGaacttgacccatactagggatgAAAAATTAGGATATCtttctttaatctgtctctAAACTTcaatactaaatcgctggagtaACCCTTTTATTATGATAATAAATTCAGAAATATAATTCATTTGCCTGAATTTGTGACTGCCCATAAAGATTTGTCTGAAATGTTATTTCCATAGAAGCCAGTTTTGTTCCTTGATCCCTGTGCTAAACTGTGATTTTAACGTATTTATACCTAACTTTACATGCCAATTATAATTAGGTATAAATGCACATAACAGCCCCAACagtacaaaatataaacatgttcagttatTCTTCTCAATAGTTTTTGTccccctttcttcctccttgttTGCATATCACTTCACATCCATCCTCTGACTCCCTCTATCTCACCCCACTCCCCCTTCTCTTCTGCTCACCTGTGCTGGAAGAAGTTCTCCAGAGCCTTACAGATGGTGTACTTCTCCTGGATGGTCAGCAGGTGCTCCAGCTGCTGTCCAAAGGTGCGGCCATGAACCCGGATACTGGGGGGCAGAATCTCTGCCACCCACTGCAGGGAGCTGAGCATAGGGGAGCGGGCACGTTCAGTGGAAACGCCGCCCCCAGCAAGGTCCTGCTCTGCCAGGGTGAAAGTAGGCGGACCGTCCTCCACTACCAGAGTGGGCATGGCACCACTGCCCTGGAGCATGGACACCACCTTCTCATGGGAGGAGGTCCTACAGGCAGACACATAGCATGgagacacatgcacaaacacactgtgatAGCCTTTAAACTGCATGTGCCAATTATTTTTTAGAAAGAAGCTCAATCCCACAATTTAAATTTCTACTATGTAGTAGTCATTTCACTTTACTGAGTAAATAAACAACTTATGAAAAGCTTTCTGTATagtataaagacatttttacattctCTGGGGAGCTTctttattgtttgtcttttaacttgAGCTATTTTCAGGAAACTTCTGTTTTTCTATCAAATCCATCTGAAATGAGATTTCCACT
This genomic interval from Siniperca chuatsi isolate FFG_IHB_CAS linkage group LG21, ASM2008510v1, whole genome shotgun sequence contains the following:
- the grid2ipa gene encoding LOW QUALITY PROTEIN: delphilin (The sequence of the model RefSeq protein was modified relative to this genomic sequence to represent the inferred CDS: inserted 1 base in 1 codon) codes for the protein MGRDRSLSRHFRIFIPKKHRERFDEVVSQSLMSRLKGRSFSDPSRNHLRRSRSEDHPERLLVSTRASSVPRTHAEEGVVPPARGMRKTTSLIAGHSSGTTTNCRTVRVCKGNMSFGFTLRGHAPVWIDSVIPGSPADKAGLKPGDRILFLNGLDMRTSSHEKVVSMLQGSGAMPTLVVEDGPPTFTLAEQDLAGGGVSTERARSPMLSSLQWVAEILPPSIRVHGRTFGQQLEHLLTIQEKYTICKALENFFQHRNVDTLIVDVFPVLDTPAKQVIWQFVYQLLTYEEQEHCQSKISRFLGYKAPVPPPPPPPPPPPEPEVAPEPHRRSSSMRVTGTTYRSSVRGRSSDDLVIGTHLGMGLRSEPVLETGMRLAPGERQSGDGTSLPETPNNLTNLSAVYAELENMYSTKRSKSLKSRPPPAPESLLDLEPPSRTTSPTIHANTGSRKGPPLPTSWPEPLPSPPAAQFYPSGLTSQTSGESNPYISLDSXPSSPPEPPDYPSSPPTHRSSKRRYTFSKPPRSEDTDRFLDALSEQLGQRVAIVDDFLTPENDYEEDVVQMGFPDEEDEDNEEELGVDEDENGGFVAPELSSPSDVQSSSGEENASSLTYSSSSDHIPPPPMTPPPPPPVQFNDPPPPPPAPAQTPSQHQQQQQQQQQQQQLSYTPEHSPRAYVPIRRKSGPPPPPPPRSNPPPKRHSLHKVLPTREDLQVHATIQELKAFQEQQAYQERQVYEEQQAYKERQVFEEQKAYEEQQLFQEQQAYQEQKAYQEKIFKERQAYEEQKAYEEQKAFEEQQMYQEQQAYQERQAYEQRQAYQEQKAYEQHQAYKEQKAFEELQAYQEKKAYEERKAYEEQKAYEDRQAYEEQQAYQEQQMQQIYQSHHSMPNQPTQQKSHSPLPLQQLHQSLPPLPSPDSTHHHPNHPLYMMRQAQQQQAHQSHHHRRQSRSAPSPHQPPPQPTAHPSQQGQYAEGIYQSHQAMRPQPHHSSAEMLHQMHQAPAHHSSAEVLQLQQSQAHLSSAEMLQQMQQAHAHYSSSEMLNQMHKTKTHHSSTEVLQQAHQMQQMQAHHSSTELLHQAQQMHRGQAHHSSTELLQQMHKPQAHHSSTELLHQAHQMHQTKPHHSSTELLHQAQQEPASLPVQLNRDSHSHQSRRSLKGHHQTQASPQGRHPEQQIHQTHHPQPTKPSPQRPHSIQQTHHHSSTPQIHHIHHMTPQPPPQDYQHQIHVIHPPQQPHRPQPLLSTFQPLQPHQSTVSTFQPLPQHHQVQSSTQATRPQSQPSHHLLQSPHQPQTQSHHKQSHGQPQSLPHSLSDPSEHLEPPPPPPLPPPCSPPPLPRPSLSRMDSNHMSVKRLRWEQVENSEGTIWGQLGANSDYDKLHDMVKYLDLELHFGTQKSSMLAPEPSVQSETFKKKDVIEILSHKKAYNASILIAHLKLSPGELRQVLMNMATDRLEPAHIKQLLLYAPDAEEVKKYEEYRQDPSKLSEPDQFVLQMLSVPEYKTRLQSLLFKCSLQEKTEELRGAYDCLYKASLELKTSKKLAKILEFVLAMGNYLNNSQPKTNKTTGFKINFLTELSTTKTVDGKSTFLHILVKSLCQHFPDVLDFAKDLTMVPLAAKVNQRTITSDLNDLHTTIQDIRSACQKMPATAEDRFAVVMSNFLENSHPAVQSLDSLQQRAMEEFSKTASYFGEDGKATNTEAFFGIFSEFMNKFERALSDRQAAENLKSPRSPRMASPLAW